One Eurosta solidaginis isolate ZX-2024a chromosome 5, ASM4086904v1, whole genome shotgun sequence DNA segment encodes these proteins:
- the Rgl gene encoding ral guanine nucleotide dissociation stimulator-like 1 isoform X6: MPTWRLWGEEHEKNAIFTVYLKKVRYHRPTPTANNDSDDEISHLEWETVRVRFVKAATLARLVEALATDDGELESTFINVFLSTYRTFSTPKEVLSLLIRRYDALHDKHLEEIEEHQQLDDVNYDPTASIHEQHKKTLVSALHVWLDGFPEDWNEDNLRQILTFASKRLSRSDLHVKVLQRLERILRQQMYGESSMPPWLATGFGGNAGNGNNINMNMSMSVGLLHQHYNQDFTEQFAGLCLAPAFRGPTHFLQAFRFPHVPVRHFAEQLTRMDSELFKRLIPHQCLGATWARRDKSGSETVVATINQFNAVLFRVISSILIEPRLKPQERALNIATWIDIAQELRLLKNFSSLKAIISGLQSNPIYRLTKVWAVLPKEKMEIFNELARIFSEDNNAWAQREVLMREGTAKFADTVGEHDRHLQKIIQKQSTQTSHGTIPYLGTFLTDLTMIHAAIPDTIGEQQLINFDKKRKEFEVLAQIKLLQGAANTYNLREDSNFDRWFASMLVLDEREAHTLSCQLESPPPASRKSRASTSFTNTTISSSNSIGGGLSGNGHRKTDSIASNSSSGAGSQFYCELNNSYSSHYSSRHNSLDRDAQAPNASLLSASSSVSNLSMDSSNSGGQQSNMRMTHSHSTNGVRDSTVSGRHNNSHHIGSPLINAQLVQSPGAKTNNAPDFYIIRVTYETENIELDGIVLYKSIMLGNNERTPQVIRNAMMKLGLEADPEQYTLAQVLPDKELVMPKNANVYYAVNTNYNLNFILRPKKKDGSSNGS; encoded by the exons CCCACGTGGCGTCTTTGGGGCGAGGAGCATGAGAAGAATGCCATTTTTACGGTCTACCTTAAGAAGGTGCGCTATCATCGACCAACACCAACGGCGAATAAC GACTCGGACGATGAAATTAGTCACCTGGAATGGGAAACTGTACGAGTACGCTTCGTAAAGGCGGCCACATTGGCGCGCCTAGTTGAAGCGTTAGCGACAGACGACGGTGAATTGGAGTCAACATTTATCAATGTATTTCTATCAACATATCGCACTTTCTCCACACCCAAAGAGGTGCTAAGCTTACTTATAAGACGCTATGATGCACTGCATGACAAACATTTGGAAGAAATCGAAGAGCATCAACAACTCGACGACGTCAATTATGATCCTACAGCGTCAATACACGAGCAGCACAAGAAAACTCTAGTCTCAGCATTGCATGTGTGGTTGGATGGTTTTCCAGAGGATTGGAATGAAGACAACCTACGTCAGATATTAACATTCGCTTCCAAACGCTTGTCACGCTCAGATTTGCATGTGAAAGTCTTGCAGCGATTGGAGCGCATATTGCGACAGCAGATGTATGGCGAAAGTAGTATGCCACCTTGGCTGGCCACCGGCTTTGGTGGTAATGCTGGTAATGGCAataatataaatatgaatatgagcATGAGCGTCGGATTGCTGCATCAGCATTACAATCAAGACTTCACGGAACAATTTGCCGGTCTCTGTTTGGCGCCCGCATTTCGTGGGCCCACACATTTTTTGCAGGCATTTCGTTTTCCACACGTGCCAGTGCGTCACTTTGCCGAACAGCTGACCCGCATGGACTCGGAGTTATTTAAACGTTTGATACCTCATCAGTGTTTGGGTGCAACGTGGGCGCGTCGTGATAAAAGTGGCTCAGAAACGGTTGTGGCTACAATAAATCAATTCAATGCTGTACTCTTTAGGGTTATTTCTAGTATTTTAATTGAGCCAAGACTTAAACCACAG gagcGCGCTCTAAATATTGCCACCTGGATTGATATTGCACAAGAATTGCGCTTGCTGAAGAATTTCTCATCGTTGAAGGCGATAATTTCGGGACTGCAATCGAATCCAATTTATAGACTTACAAAAGTGTGGGCGGTGCTACCCAAAGAAAAG ATGGAAATTTTCAATGAACTTGCCAGAATATTTTCGGAGGACAACAATGCTTGGGCGCAACGTGAAGTACTCATGCGTGAGGGTACTGCAAAATTTGCCGATACGGTGGGTGAGCACGATCGCCATCTGCAAAAGATCATACAAAAACAA AGCACACAAACATCGCATGGCACCATACCATACCTGGGCACCTTTCTCACCGATTTAACTATGATACATGCCGCCATACCAGATACGATAGGTGAACAACAACTAATCAACTTTGACAAGAAACGTAAAGAGTTTGAGGTGTTGGCGCAAATAAAACTATTACAGGGTGCCGCAAATACTTACAATTTACGCGAAGATTCAAATTTCGATCGTTGGTTTGCGTCAATGCTGGTATTGGATGAACGGGAGGCGCATACGCTCTCGTGCCAACTGGAATCGCCACCACCTGCATCACGTAAGTCGCGTGCTTCAACATCGTTTACGAATACAACAATCTCCTCATCAAACTCCATTGGTGGTGGGCTGAGCGGTAATGGACATCGTAAGACTGATTCAATAGCATCGAATTCGAGTAGTGGTGCTGGTTCGCAATTTTACTGTGAGTTAAATAACAGTTATAGTTCGCATTATAGCTCGCGTCACAATTCACTCGATCGTGATGCACAAGCGCCGAATGCATCGTTGTTGTCTGCCTCGAGTAGCGTCTCAAATCTATCGATGGATTCAAGTAACTCAGGTGGACAACAATCGAATATGAGAATGACACACTCGCATTCGACGAATGGCGTGCGTGACAGTACGGTTAGTGGTAGGCACAATAATTCACATCATATTGGTTCGCCGCTCATAAACGCACAACTAGTGCAGTCGCCGGGTGCGAAGACAAACAATGCGCCCGATTTCTATATAATACGCGTTACGTATGAAACGGAGAATATCGAATTGGATGGTATTGTGTTGTATAAGAGCATTATGTTGGGGAATAATGAGCGCACACCGCAAGTTATACGCAATGCCATGATGAAGCTCGGACTCGAGGCGGATCCGGAACAGTATACGCTAGCGCAAGTGCTGCCTGATAAAGAGCTGGTGATGCCGAAGAATGCAAATGTTTATTATGCGGTGAATACGAATTATAATTTGAATTTCATACTGCGGCCGAAAAAGAAAGATGGCAGTAGCAATGGCAGCTAG
- the Rgl gene encoding ral guanine nucleotide dissociation stimulator-like 1 isoform X4: protein MFVCVRDAAIKLKIGKNIVHTKPTWRLWGEEHEKNAIFTVYLKKVRYHRPTPTANNDSDDEISHLEWETVRVRFVKAATLARLVEALATDDGELESTFINVFLSTYRTFSTPKEVLSLLIRRYDALHDKHLEEIEEHQQLDDVNYDPTASIHEQHKKTLVSALHVWLDGFPEDWNEDNLRQILTFASKRLSRSDLHVKVLQRLERILRQQMYGESSMPPWLATGFGGNAGNGNNINMNMSMSVGLLHQHYNQDFTEQFAGLCLAPAFRGPTHFLQAFRFPHVPVRHFAEQLTRMDSELFKRLIPHQCLGATWARRDKSGSETVVATINQFNAVLFRVISSILIEPRLKPQERALNIATWIDIAQELRLLKNFSSLKAIISGLQSNPIYRLTKVWAVLPKEKMEIFNELARIFSEDNNAWAQREVLMREGTAKFADTVGEHDRHLQKIIQKQSTQTSHGTIPYLGTFLTDLTMIHAAIPDTIGEQQLINFDKKRKEFEVLAQIKLLQGAANTYNLREDSNFDRWFASMLVLDEREAHTLSCQLESPPPASRKSRASTSFTNTTISSSNSIGGGLSGNGHRKTDSIASNSSSGAGSQFYCELNNSYSSHYSSRHNSLDRDAQAPNASLLSASSSVSNLSMDSSNSGGQQSNMRMTHSHSTNGVRDSTVSGRHNNSHHIGSPLINAQLVQSPGAKTNNAPDFYIIRVTYETENIELDGIVLYKSIMLGNNERTPQVIRNAMMKLGLEADPEQYTLAQVLPDKELVMPKNANVYYAVNTNYNLNFILRPKKKDGSSNGS from the exons CCCACGTGGCGTCTTTGGGGCGAGGAGCATGAGAAGAATGCCATTTTTACGGTCTACCTTAAGAAGGTGCGCTATCATCGACCAACACCAACGGCGAATAAC GACTCGGACGATGAAATTAGTCACCTGGAATGGGAAACTGTACGAGTACGCTTCGTAAAGGCGGCCACATTGGCGCGCCTAGTTGAAGCGTTAGCGACAGACGACGGTGAATTGGAGTCAACATTTATCAATGTATTTCTATCAACATATCGCACTTTCTCCACACCCAAAGAGGTGCTAAGCTTACTTATAAGACGCTATGATGCACTGCATGACAAACATTTGGAAGAAATCGAAGAGCATCAACAACTCGACGACGTCAATTATGATCCTACAGCGTCAATACACGAGCAGCACAAGAAAACTCTAGTCTCAGCATTGCATGTGTGGTTGGATGGTTTTCCAGAGGATTGGAATGAAGACAACCTACGTCAGATATTAACATTCGCTTCCAAACGCTTGTCACGCTCAGATTTGCATGTGAAAGTCTTGCAGCGATTGGAGCGCATATTGCGACAGCAGATGTATGGCGAAAGTAGTATGCCACCTTGGCTGGCCACCGGCTTTGGTGGTAATGCTGGTAATGGCAataatataaatatgaatatgagcATGAGCGTCGGATTGCTGCATCAGCATTACAATCAAGACTTCACGGAACAATTTGCCGGTCTCTGTTTGGCGCCCGCATTTCGTGGGCCCACACATTTTTTGCAGGCATTTCGTTTTCCACACGTGCCAGTGCGTCACTTTGCCGAACAGCTGACCCGCATGGACTCGGAGTTATTTAAACGTTTGATACCTCATCAGTGTTTGGGTGCAACGTGGGCGCGTCGTGATAAAAGTGGCTCAGAAACGGTTGTGGCTACAATAAATCAATTCAATGCTGTACTCTTTAGGGTTATTTCTAGTATTTTAATTGAGCCAAGACTTAAACCACAG gagcGCGCTCTAAATATTGCCACCTGGATTGATATTGCACAAGAATTGCGCTTGCTGAAGAATTTCTCATCGTTGAAGGCGATAATTTCGGGACTGCAATCGAATCCAATTTATAGACTTACAAAAGTGTGGGCGGTGCTACCCAAAGAAAAG ATGGAAATTTTCAATGAACTTGCCAGAATATTTTCGGAGGACAACAATGCTTGGGCGCAACGTGAAGTACTCATGCGTGAGGGTACTGCAAAATTTGCCGATACGGTGGGTGAGCACGATCGCCATCTGCAAAAGATCATACAAAAACAA AGCACACAAACATCGCATGGCACCATACCATACCTGGGCACCTTTCTCACCGATTTAACTATGATACATGCCGCCATACCAGATACGATAGGTGAACAACAACTAATCAACTTTGACAAGAAACGTAAAGAGTTTGAGGTGTTGGCGCAAATAAAACTATTACAGGGTGCCGCAAATACTTACAATTTACGCGAAGATTCAAATTTCGATCGTTGGTTTGCGTCAATGCTGGTATTGGATGAACGGGAGGCGCATACGCTCTCGTGCCAACTGGAATCGCCACCACCTGCATCACGTAAGTCGCGTGCTTCAACATCGTTTACGAATACAACAATCTCCTCATCAAACTCCATTGGTGGTGGGCTGAGCGGTAATGGACATCGTAAGACTGATTCAATAGCATCGAATTCGAGTAGTGGTGCTGGTTCGCAATTTTACTGTGAGTTAAATAACAGTTATAGTTCGCATTATAGCTCGCGTCACAATTCACTCGATCGTGATGCACAAGCGCCGAATGCATCGTTGTTGTCTGCCTCGAGTAGCGTCTCAAATCTATCGATGGATTCAAGTAACTCAGGTGGACAACAATCGAATATGAGAATGACACACTCGCATTCGACGAATGGCGTGCGTGACAGTACGGTTAGTGGTAGGCACAATAATTCACATCATATTGGTTCGCCGCTCATAAACGCACAACTAGTGCAGTCGCCGGGTGCGAAGACAAACAATGCGCCCGATTTCTATATAATACGCGTTACGTATGAAACGGAGAATATCGAATTGGATGGTATTGTGTTGTATAAGAGCATTATGTTGGGGAATAATGAGCGCACACCGCAAGTTATACGCAATGCCATGATGAAGCTCGGACTCGAGGCGGATCCGGAACAGTATACGCTAGCGCAAGTGCTGCCTGATAAAGAGCTGGTGATGCCGAAGAATGCAAATGTTTATTATGCGGTGAATACGAATTATAATTTGAATTTCATACTGCGGCCGAAAAAGAAAGATGGCAGTAGCAATGGCAGCTAG
- the Rgl gene encoding ral guanine nucleotide dissociation stimulator-like 1 isoform X5: MSQNVADSLPTWRLWGEEHEKNAIFTVYLKKVRYHRPTPTANNDSDDEISHLEWETVRVRFVKAATLARLVEALATDDGELESTFINVFLSTYRTFSTPKEVLSLLIRRYDALHDKHLEEIEEHQQLDDVNYDPTASIHEQHKKTLVSALHVWLDGFPEDWNEDNLRQILTFASKRLSRSDLHVKVLQRLERILRQQMYGESSMPPWLATGFGGNAGNGNNINMNMSMSVGLLHQHYNQDFTEQFAGLCLAPAFRGPTHFLQAFRFPHVPVRHFAEQLTRMDSELFKRLIPHQCLGATWARRDKSGSETVVATINQFNAVLFRVISSILIEPRLKPQERALNIATWIDIAQELRLLKNFSSLKAIISGLQSNPIYRLTKVWAVLPKEKMEIFNELARIFSEDNNAWAQREVLMREGTAKFADTVGEHDRHLQKIIQKQSTQTSHGTIPYLGTFLTDLTMIHAAIPDTIGEQQLINFDKKRKEFEVLAQIKLLQGAANTYNLREDSNFDRWFASMLVLDEREAHTLSCQLESPPPASRKSRASTSFTNTTISSSNSIGGGLSGNGHRKTDSIASNSSSGAGSQFYCELNNSYSSHYSSRHNSLDRDAQAPNASLLSASSSVSNLSMDSSNSGGQQSNMRMTHSHSTNGVRDSTVSGRHNNSHHIGSPLINAQLVQSPGAKTNNAPDFYIIRVTYETENIELDGIVLYKSIMLGNNERTPQVIRNAMMKLGLEADPEQYTLAQVLPDKELVMPKNANVYYAVNTNYNLNFILRPKKKDGSSNGS, encoded by the exons CCCACGTGGCGTCTTTGGGGCGAGGAGCATGAGAAGAATGCCATTTTTACGGTCTACCTTAAGAAGGTGCGCTATCATCGACCAACACCAACGGCGAATAAC GACTCGGACGATGAAATTAGTCACCTGGAATGGGAAACTGTACGAGTACGCTTCGTAAAGGCGGCCACATTGGCGCGCCTAGTTGAAGCGTTAGCGACAGACGACGGTGAATTGGAGTCAACATTTATCAATGTATTTCTATCAACATATCGCACTTTCTCCACACCCAAAGAGGTGCTAAGCTTACTTATAAGACGCTATGATGCACTGCATGACAAACATTTGGAAGAAATCGAAGAGCATCAACAACTCGACGACGTCAATTATGATCCTACAGCGTCAATACACGAGCAGCACAAGAAAACTCTAGTCTCAGCATTGCATGTGTGGTTGGATGGTTTTCCAGAGGATTGGAATGAAGACAACCTACGTCAGATATTAACATTCGCTTCCAAACGCTTGTCACGCTCAGATTTGCATGTGAAAGTCTTGCAGCGATTGGAGCGCATATTGCGACAGCAGATGTATGGCGAAAGTAGTATGCCACCTTGGCTGGCCACCGGCTTTGGTGGTAATGCTGGTAATGGCAataatataaatatgaatatgagcATGAGCGTCGGATTGCTGCATCAGCATTACAATCAAGACTTCACGGAACAATTTGCCGGTCTCTGTTTGGCGCCCGCATTTCGTGGGCCCACACATTTTTTGCAGGCATTTCGTTTTCCACACGTGCCAGTGCGTCACTTTGCCGAACAGCTGACCCGCATGGACTCGGAGTTATTTAAACGTTTGATACCTCATCAGTGTTTGGGTGCAACGTGGGCGCGTCGTGATAAAAGTGGCTCAGAAACGGTTGTGGCTACAATAAATCAATTCAATGCTGTACTCTTTAGGGTTATTTCTAGTATTTTAATTGAGCCAAGACTTAAACCACAG gagcGCGCTCTAAATATTGCCACCTGGATTGATATTGCACAAGAATTGCGCTTGCTGAAGAATTTCTCATCGTTGAAGGCGATAATTTCGGGACTGCAATCGAATCCAATTTATAGACTTACAAAAGTGTGGGCGGTGCTACCCAAAGAAAAG ATGGAAATTTTCAATGAACTTGCCAGAATATTTTCGGAGGACAACAATGCTTGGGCGCAACGTGAAGTACTCATGCGTGAGGGTACTGCAAAATTTGCCGATACGGTGGGTGAGCACGATCGCCATCTGCAAAAGATCATACAAAAACAA AGCACACAAACATCGCATGGCACCATACCATACCTGGGCACCTTTCTCACCGATTTAACTATGATACATGCCGCCATACCAGATACGATAGGTGAACAACAACTAATCAACTTTGACAAGAAACGTAAAGAGTTTGAGGTGTTGGCGCAAATAAAACTATTACAGGGTGCCGCAAATACTTACAATTTACGCGAAGATTCAAATTTCGATCGTTGGTTTGCGTCAATGCTGGTATTGGATGAACGGGAGGCGCATACGCTCTCGTGCCAACTGGAATCGCCACCACCTGCATCACGTAAGTCGCGTGCTTCAACATCGTTTACGAATACAACAATCTCCTCATCAAACTCCATTGGTGGTGGGCTGAGCGGTAATGGACATCGTAAGACTGATTCAATAGCATCGAATTCGAGTAGTGGTGCTGGTTCGCAATTTTACTGTGAGTTAAATAACAGTTATAGTTCGCATTATAGCTCGCGTCACAATTCACTCGATCGTGATGCACAAGCGCCGAATGCATCGTTGTTGTCTGCCTCGAGTAGCGTCTCAAATCTATCGATGGATTCAAGTAACTCAGGTGGACAACAATCGAATATGAGAATGACACACTCGCATTCGACGAATGGCGTGCGTGACAGTACGGTTAGTGGTAGGCACAATAATTCACATCATATTGGTTCGCCGCTCATAAACGCACAACTAGTGCAGTCGCCGGGTGCGAAGACAAACAATGCGCCCGATTTCTATATAATACGCGTTACGTATGAAACGGAGAATATCGAATTGGATGGTATTGTGTTGTATAAGAGCATTATGTTGGGGAATAATGAGCGCACACCGCAAGTTATACGCAATGCCATGATGAAGCTCGGACTCGAGGCGGATCCGGAACAGTATACGCTAGCGCAAGTGCTGCCTGATAAAGAGCTGGTGATGCCGAAGAATGCAAATGTTTATTATGCGGTGAATACGAATTATAATTTGAATTTCATACTGCGGCCGAAAAAGAAAGATGGCAGTAGCAATGGCAGCTAG